A genomic stretch from Gavia stellata isolate bGavSte3 chromosome 24, bGavSte3.hap2, whole genome shotgun sequence includes:
- the LOC132319106 gene encoding exocyst complex component 7-like yields the protein MIPAEEVSARRRAIEGNLKQEEEPLSFIKESLEKSDQLTENMVSILSSFESHLMKLENSIIPVHKQTENLQRLQENVEKALSCLDHVISYYHVAKDTEKILKEGPTGRLEEYLNCMDKIQKAVEYFQDNNPDSPELNRVKSLFERGKESLESEFRSLMTRHSKPVPPILILDLISGDDEMEMQEEMSLEHLPESVLHDIIRISGWLVENGRNQDFVPVYFQIHSVQLDRSIKGLKDHFRKNSSSTGVPYSPAIQNKRKDTPTKKPLKRREQQVAQKLCIAREG from the exons ATGATCCCCGCCGAGGAGGTGTCGGCCCGCAGGAGGGCGATCGAGGGCAATCTCAAGCAG GAAGAAGAACCCCTGTCCTTTATCAAAGAGAGCCTTGAGAAGAGTGACCAGCTTACAGAGAACATG GTTTctattctttcctcctttgaaaGTCATTTGATGAAGCTGGAGAACTCGATCATCCCTGTCCATAAACAGACAGAGAACCTGCAGCGCTTGCAGGAGAACGTGGAGAAGGCCCTGTCCTGCTTGGATCACGTCATCAGTTACTACCATGTGGCTAAGGACACAGAGAAGATCCTAAAGGAAGG ccccactgggaggctggaggagtACTTGAATTGCATGGACAAAATCCAGAAGGCGGTGGAATACTTCCAGGACAACAATCCAGACAGCCCAGAGCTGAACCGCGTG AAATCCCTCTTTGAGAGGGGCAAGGAGTCCCTGGAGTCAGAGTTCCGCAGCTTGATGACACGACACAGCAAGCCGGTCCCACCCATCCTCATCCTGGACCTGATCAGCGGGGATGATGAAATGGAGATGCAGGAGGAGATGTCTCTGGAGCACCTCCCGGAGAGCGTCCTGCACGATATCATCCGCATTTCTGGCTGGCTGGTGGAAAACGGCAGGAATCAAG ATTTTGTGCCTGTTTATTTCCAAATCCACTCTGTCCAGCTTGACCGCTCCATCAAGGGGCTGAAAGACCATTTCCGTAAGAACAGCTCCTCCACTGGAGTGCCATATTCCCCTGCCATTCAGAACAAAAGGAAGGACACCCCCACCAAAAAGCCACTCAAGAGACGAG aGCAGCAGGTAGCTCAGAAGCTCTGCATTGCCAGGGAAGGATAG